One genomic segment of Pedobacter endophyticus includes these proteins:
- a CDS encoding substrate import-associated zinc metallohydrolase lipoprotein — MKNIIKSTLAVVIFLIVASSCRKTENLDVDFDKYNLDMPETNTDLDKWLNTNLLDPYNMKVVYRFNRYYYGDAAADVAPLKPENVQPMMQTVLDGYIAPYLKIAGLDFVQRTNPKEWVLYGSNKYQTDGSAIAGTAAGGKRVTLYGVNYFSLSPGFVSSRLFVIHHEFTHILNQTVAIPIDFEAISGGAYKQPWTLTSAATAKENGFLGPYASGSPTEDYAETTATLLVSGQSYYDNYANTSNATAKSRIKLKEANVVNYFNTAFGIDFRKLQKEVQNYIKNTVKDPAVSFGYWLNRNLYKSMSINLDNDVTYSTYGISDQFKTAYQTSKTNVNTLAGYGLTFNSIKLNFTSPTAMTMEVSFNQGTNAYVANYNFAMAVTDATGATKFTLSSTAPTGNAALLLTSVQPLLTYLSANNFVADWLPAAYNTGTYTNFGGFYVSGSPTNYFYGALGQ, encoded by the coding sequence ATGAAAAATATTATAAAAAGTACACTGGCCGTAGTAATTTTCCTTATCGTTGCTAGCTCATGCCGTAAAACTGAAAATCTGGATGTAGACTTTGATAAGTACAATCTGGATATGCCCGAAACCAATACCGACTTGGATAAGTGGCTAAATACAAATTTGCTCGATCCTTACAACATGAAAGTGGTGTACAGGTTTAACAGGTATTACTACGGAGACGCTGCAGCCGATGTTGCGCCACTTAAACCTGAAAATGTACAACCAATGATGCAAACCGTATTGGATGGTTACATTGCGCCTTACCTTAAAATAGCTGGCTTAGATTTCGTTCAGCGTACCAACCCTAAAGAGTGGGTGTTATACGGTTCTAATAAGTATCAAACTGATGGTTCTGCCATTGCGGGAACAGCAGCCGGAGGTAAACGTGTAACCCTTTATGGCGTTAACTATTTCAGCCTGTCGCCAGGCTTCGTAAGCTCGAGGTTATTTGTTATTCACCACGAGTTTACACACATCTTAAACCAAACGGTTGCCATTCCTATCGATTTTGAGGCCATTTCTGGTGGTGCCTACAAGCAGCCGTGGACATTAACATCGGCAGCTACAGCTAAAGAAAACGGCTTCTTAGGCCCGTACGCAAGTGGAAGCCCAACAGAGGATTACGCAGAAACTACCGCTACGTTATTGGTATCGGGCCAATCGTATTATGATAACTACGCAAATACGTCGAATGCAACAGCAAAAAGCAGAATTAAGCTGAAAGAGGCCAATGTTGTAAACTACTTCAACACCGCTTTTGGTATCGATTTCAGAAAATTGCAGAAAGAGGTTCAAAATTATATCAAAAATACCGTGAAAGATCCTGCGGTTTCTTTCGGATACTGGTTAAACCGGAATCTATACAAAAGTATGTCGATCAATTTGGATAATGACGTTACTTACAGTACTTACGGTATTTCTGATCAGTTTAAAACAGCTTATCAAACCTCTAAAACCAATGTGAACACCTTGGCAGGTTACGGATTAACCTTTAATTCGATTAAGCTGAACTTTACTTCACCAACAGCAATGACGATGGAGGTGAGCTTTAACCAGGGTACAAACGCATACGTGGCCAACTACAATTTTGCAATGGCTGTAACTGATGCAACCGGGGCAACTAAGTTTACGCTGTCATCAACTGCTCCGACAGGAAATGCAGCATTGTTGTTAACCTCGGTACAGCCACTTTTAACCTATTTATCTGCTAACAATTTCGTTGCAGATTGGTTGCCAGCTGCATATAACACAGGTACCTACACCAATTTTGGTGGGTTTTATGTTAGCGGTTCACCAACAAACTATTTTTACGGCGCTTTAGGGCAATAA
- a CDS encoding DUF4302 domain-containing protein, giving the protein MKKILFLFACLLIFAGCKKSSFEAKFDQDPEIRMGEAIAKVKNTLSSAENGWIATTPTADGGGYSFFMKFDGTENVKMYADLNDASAKTEYASYYRVKQDQGVDLVFDTFTYITMLNDPDPSTFGGLLRTGFKSDVDFIYDRSSGDSIVFIGKRYRQPLKMVKATAAQRATYEAAGLKTAIDKIKGFFAINTNPYIDVTLNGVASRVGVSPNLTNNVLSGKRIDLSVMLADGTISSGVQKFAFTLLGGEILNGGLVWQGITFVRMAWKDATTLALYDSTEKEYIIKNSPTPLLPVHLLLGVKFSSIVVPFATTYPGWSSDFSARRAAAAAAMLAGPYQLRLDKMTFAFAVVNKRMTLTTDIYQGANRFVGDFPFTYTKTDAGVFKFTAGTPTGNAGLIVANMAPLTTQRLNVDTFTLAYFVNPTTGETLGQFRSIEHPDFTFSGSLL; this is encoded by the coding sequence ATGAAAAAGATATTATTTTTATTTGCATGTCTACTGATATTTGCAGGCTGCAAGAAGTCTTCGTTTGAGGCCAAATTCGACCAAGATCCCGAAATTAGGATGGGTGAGGCCATTGCAAAAGTAAAAAATACTTTAAGCAGTGCCGAAAACGGCTGGATTGCCACAACGCCCACTGCCGACGGTGGTGGTTACAGTTTCTTTATGAAGTTTGATGGTACCGAAAACGTTAAAATGTACGCCGACTTAAATGATGCTTCTGCTAAAACGGAATATGCCTCATATTATCGCGTTAAGCAAGATCAAGGTGTTGATCTGGTTTTCGATACGTTTACTTATATCACCATGCTCAACGATCCGGATCCTTCAACATTCGGTGGGCTTCTTAGAACGGGGTTCAAAAGCGATGTAGACTTCATTTACGACCGATCATCTGGCGATAGCATCGTTTTCATTGGAAAAAGATACCGCCAACCGTTAAAGATGGTTAAAGCAACTGCAGCACAGAGAGCCACTTATGAAGCCGCTGGTTTAAAAACAGCAATAGATAAGATAAAGGGTTTTTTTGCAATAAATACTAACCCCTATATAGATGTAACTTTAAATGGTGTAGCATCAAGAGTTGGTGTTTCTCCAAACCTTACAAACAATGTTTTATCTGGTAAAAGAATAGATCTATCGGTGATGTTAGCAGATGGTACAATATCATCTGGCGTACAAAAGTTTGCATTCACGCTACTCGGTGGCGAAATACTAAATGGCGGATTGGTATGGCAGGGCATTACTTTTGTTAGAATGGCTTGGAAAGACGCTACAACTTTGGCGCTATATGATTCTACAGAAAAAGAATACATCATTAAAAATTCTCCAACTCCTTTATTACCAGTACACTTACTGTTAGGAGTTAAGTTTTCTTCTATTGTTGTACCTTTTGCAACCACATATCCAGGTTGGTCATCTGATTTTTCAGCTAGAAGAGCTGCAGCTGCAGCTGCCATGCTAGCAGGCCCTTATCAGTTAAGATTAGATAAAATGACTTTTGCTTTTGCAGTTGTGAATAAGAGAATGACATTAACAACAGATATTTATCAAGGAGCTAATAGATTTGTTGGAGATTTCCCATTTACTTATACAAAAACAGATGCCGGAGTATTCAAATTTACGGCAGGAACGCCAACTGGAAATGCAGGATTAATTGTTGCCAATATGGCCCCATTAACCACGCAGAGACTAAATGTTGATACATTCACTTTGGCTTATTTCGTTAATCCAACCACAGGCGAAACGCTGGGTCAGTTTAGAAGTATTGAACATCCCGATTTTACTTTCAGTGGATCTCTATTGTAA
- a CDS encoding DUF420 domain-containing protein — protein sequence MENNSIEKKYNKWILILSVAIPLVVALLFGVNLRKLGYDVKPLSFLPPIYATINGLTAIVLVTAVWAIKNGKQKLHENLMKFAIALSVAFLAMYVAYHMTSDSTKFGGEGVIRYVYFFILVTHICLSVIIIPFVLITYVRALAKNFDRHRRIARITFPMWLYVAITGVIVYLMISPYYQY from the coding sequence ATGGAAAACAACTCAATAGAGAAAAAATATAATAAATGGATCTTGATCTTATCTGTTGCCATTCCTTTGGTTGTGGCCCTGTTATTTGGGGTGAACCTGAGAAAGCTAGGCTACGATGTAAAGCCGCTTTCCTTTTTACCACCAATTTATGCCACAATTAACGGATTAACAGCAATTGTTTTGGTTACGGCCGTATGGGCCATAAAAAATGGCAAACAAAAGCTTCACGAAAACCTGATGAAATTTGCCATTGCCTTATCGGTGGCGTTCTTGGCGATGTATGTTGCTTACCACATGACATCAGATTCCACGAAATTCGGTGGTGAAGGAGTAATTAGATACGTTTACTTTTTTATACTCGTTACGCACATTTGTCTATCGGTAATTATTATTCCTTTCGTTCTGATCACTTATGTCAGGGCGTTGGCCAAAAATTTTGATCGACACCGGAGAATTGCCCGAATCACGTTTCCAATGTGGCTCTATGTAGCGATTACCGGGGTTATTGTTTATCTGATGATCTCACCTTACTATCAGTATTAA
- a CDS encoding RNA polymerase sigma-70 factor, translating to MMQKDTATDRELVNEIIEGNEKAFSVLFFRYLPVLSVFATRFTKSEDSAEEIIQDAFIRVWLNRDKLAGVDNVKAYLYKYVSNEALSHLRKKLKQEKMATSFAASHTDSDNNTVDEINLRDVTRIVSAAIEKLPTQRKKIYQLSRNDGKTIPEIAEVLKISPNTVKNSLVTSLKFIRLQLEEHGILFMFPIFFGFFKIK from the coding sequence ATGATGCAAAAAGATACAGCGACTGATCGTGAGTTAGTGAATGAGATTATCGAGGGAAACGAGAAAGCTTTTTCTGTTTTGTTTTTCAGGTATCTCCCTGTTTTGTCGGTTTTTGCCACCCGGTTTACCAAATCGGAAGATAGTGCTGAAGAAATTATTCAAGATGCGTTTATACGCGTATGGCTAAATCGCGATAAGCTGGCCGGCGTAGACAATGTAAAGGCCTATTTGTACAAGTACGTTTCTAACGAAGCGTTAAGCCATTTGCGTAAAAAGTTGAAGCAAGAAAAGATGGCAACATCCTTTGCCGCAAGCCATACCGATAGCGATAATAATACAGTAGACGAGATTAATTTGAGGGATGTGACCAGAATAGTTTCCGCCGCAATTGAAAAGTTACCAACTCAAAGGAAGAAAATTTACCAGTTGAGCCGAAATGATGGCAAAACTATTCCCGAGATTGCCGAAGTATTAAAGATTTCGCCAAATACTGTAAAAAATTCGCTCGTTACTTCGCTAAAATTTATACGATTGCAACTAGAGGAGCACGGTATTCTATTTATGTTCCCAATATTTTTCGGCTTTTTTAAAATAAAATGA
- a CDS encoding SusC/RagA family TonB-linked outer membrane protein yields the protein MMKLITVIMLASLMQVSAASFGQLVTLKERNVTLEKMFREIRKQSGFDVLLSTNKIKSTTTINANFTNATVEEVMAKITSGNDLTYVIEDKTILIKPREKSIIDKVVEYFAAVRVTGKVRDKSGAPLPGVSIREKGGANVASTNTSGDYSITVNDGATLVFSFIGYKSQEVTVNGRNVINITLQEDAAQLQEVNVVSTGYQQLDRKLFTGAATQLKVSDVERLGVSDISRMLEGQVAGVTLQNVSGTFGAAPKIRVRGATSLSGDNKPLWVVDGIILEDVVNISNEALSSGDANTLLGSSVAGLNADDIESFNILKDAAATAMYGARAMNGVIVVTTKKGRQTEGNPRISYTGNFTTYSKPTYEGTDILNSDEQMAVLVEYFNKGAYQIPSSSSGQNGGIFYKMYNELYNYDPATKTFALRYDKASVSNFLNRYANANTDWFDVLYKNSLKQEHSLSVTSGTEKFQTYASTSYLNDKGQTIGSNVDRFTGNFRANFAPSKKLSFELLTTASVRNQRTPSGNSDRQSDPVYGSYYREFDVNPYNYARNTSRLITPYDENGNYEYFIRNYAPFNILNELENNYTTLQMLDIKVQGGVKYKIIPALTYSINAAYRFSKSERQSYVLEQSNQAQAFRSGGDATRDGDNQYLYIDSANPTGLPTSILPTGGFYNTAGDNLTNYYFRHDLVFDKNFNDKHLVNVFGSMEVRYIDRQNQYFNGVGYQYENGGLVNPSYLYFKQSGEAGKAYFGMGNNFERYVAYMLRAAYSYKGLYSFNATTRYDGSNKMGRSREARWLPTWNVSGSWNADQESFWPKNDIVTYAVLRGSYGLTASIGNATNALPVFYDQISRRQLLKDQEVQTYISTLQNRQLTWEKSYDANVGLDLRFFKNKVNFSVDVYNRSIHDLLGSLNTSGIGGEFTKTANYAEMSSKGIEFTISGSPINTDDFKWATNFNFAFNKTKITRLDALPNIWRAVSATGGAVLGYPQRGLFSVQFAGLNPQYGYPTFYGTDGAATTYIGLQDDDIEILKYEGPTDPTTTGGFFNQFRYKNFALSALFKFSAGNALRLAPSIAASYSDMTTLSRDVLNRWIMPGDEKITNVPALLDPVSAAAIVSSTGSTTNASYPYNLYNYSTERVVSGDYLKLSRITASYDIPKKITSKFKMTNASFILACDNVAVLYADKRLNGEDPEFFSTGGVALPVPTQFTLSLRVGF from the coding sequence ATGATGAAGTTAATAACGGTCATAATGCTTGCTTCCCTGATGCAGGTTAGTGCTGCTTCATTTGGCCAATTAGTTACATTAAAGGAAAGAAATGTAACATTAGAGAAAATGTTCAGAGAGATCAGAAAACAATCTGGCTTCGACGTTTTGTTATCAACCAATAAAATTAAGAGTACCACCACAATCAATGCCAACTTTACCAACGCAACGGTAGAGGAAGTGATGGCAAAGATCACCTCTGGAAATGATTTAACCTACGTTATTGAGGACAAAACCATTTTAATCAAGCCGAGAGAAAAATCAATTATCGACAAGGTTGTTGAATATTTCGCGGCTGTGCGTGTAACAGGAAAGGTTAGAGATAAAAGTGGCGCTCCGCTTCCAGGAGTGAGTATTCGTGAAAAAGGTGGCGCTAATGTAGCCTCAACTAACACCTCTGGCGATTATAGCATTACTGTTAACGATGGGGCTACCCTGGTTTTTAGCTTTATTGGCTACAAATCTCAGGAGGTAACGGTTAATGGCAGAAACGTAATCAACATCACTTTACAGGAAGATGCTGCGCAACTACAAGAAGTAAACGTAGTATCAACCGGTTATCAGCAGTTAGACAGAAAATTGTTTACGGGTGCAGCTACTCAGTTAAAGGTTTCTGATGTTGAAAGACTTGGTGTATCCGATATTAGCCGCATGCTTGAAGGCCAGGTAGCGGGTGTTACCCTACAAAACGTATCAGGTACTTTCGGTGCCGCACCAAAAATTCGGGTGCGTGGTGCAACGTCGCTATCGGGCGATAACAAGCCGCTTTGGGTAGTGGATGGGATTATTTTGGAAGATGTTGTAAATATCTCAAATGAGGCCCTTTCAAGTGGTGATGCAAACACATTGCTTGGATCGTCAGTTGCCGGATTGAACGCTGATGACATCGAAAGCTTCAACATTTTGAAAGATGCGGCGGCAACAGCTATGTACGGTGCAAGGGCAATGAACGGTGTTATCGTTGTTACAACCAAAAAAGGTAGACAAACAGAAGGCAACCCAAGAATAAGCTATACCGGAAACTTTACAACCTATTCTAAGCCAACTTATGAAGGCACCGACATTTTAAATTCTGATGAGCAAATGGCTGTGTTGGTTGAATATTTCAACAAAGGTGCTTATCAAATTCCATCTTCTTCGAGCGGCCAAAACGGCGGTATCTTTTATAAAATGTACAATGAACTTTATAACTATGATCCTGCAACTAAAACGTTTGCATTGCGCTACGATAAAGCAAGTGTTTCTAATTTCTTAAACCGATATGCCAATGCCAATACCGATTGGTTTGATGTGCTTTACAAAAATTCGTTAAAACAGGAGCACTCATTAAGTGTAACGTCAGGTACCGAGAAATTTCAAACCTATGCTTCTACATCGTACCTAAATGATAAAGGCCAAACTATCGGAAGCAATGTTGACCGTTTTACGGGTAATTTCAGGGCGAACTTTGCTCCGAGTAAAAAGCTGAGCTTCGAATTGCTAACTACGGCCTCGGTGCGTAACCAAAGAACTCCGAGCGGCAACTCAGACAGGCAGTCGGATCCGGTTTATGGAAGCTACTACCGGGAGTTTGACGTTAACCCGTACAACTATGCCAGAAATACCAGCCGTTTAATCACTCCGTATGATGAAAATGGCAATTATGAGTATTTCATTAGAAATTATGCGCCATTTAACATCTTGAACGAGCTTGAAAATAATTATACGACGCTTCAAATGCTTGATATCAAAGTACAGGGTGGGGTTAAATATAAAATTATTCCGGCGCTGACTTACTCTATTAACGCGGCTTATCGTTTCTCTAAATCAGAGAGACAAAGTTATGTGTTAGAGCAATCGAACCAGGCCCAGGCATTCAGATCGGGTGGTGATGCTACCCGCGATGGTGATAATCAGTACTTATATATCGACTCGGCCAACCCAACAGGTTTGCCAACAAGTATATTACCAACCGGTGGTTTTTACAATACAGCTGGTGATAATTTAACGAATTACTATTTCAGACACGACCTTGTTTTTGATAAAAACTTCAACGATAAACATTTAGTTAACGTGTTCGGATCAATGGAGGTTCGTTATATCGACCGCCAAAATCAATACTTTAACGGTGTAGGCTATCAGTATGAAAATGGGGGCTTGGTAAATCCAAGTTATTTGTACTTCAAGCAATCTGGCGAAGCTGGAAAAGCATACTTTGGCATGGGCAATAACTTTGAGCGCTATGTGGCTTATATGTTAAGAGCCGCCTATTCTTATAAAGGTCTTTACAGCTTTAACGCTACTACACGCTACGATGGTTCGAATAAAATGGGCAGAAGTAGAGAGGCAAGATGGTTACCAACCTGGAACGTTTCGGGTTCGTGGAATGCCGATCAGGAAAGCTTCTGGCCTAAAAATGACATCGTTACTTACGCTGTTTTACGTGGTTCGTACGGTTTAACGGCCAGTATTGGTAATGCAACCAATGCACTTCCTGTTTTTTACGATCAGATTTCGAGAAGACAACTGTTAAAAGATCAGGAAGTTCAAACCTATATTTCTACACTTCAAAACAGACAACTTACCTGGGAGAAATCGTACGATGCCAACGTGGGTCTCGATTTAAGATTCTTCAAAAACAAAGTGAATTTCTCTGTTGATGTTTACAATCGTTCTATTCACGATTTATTGGGAAGTTTAAATACTTCAGGTATCGGTGGTGAGTTTACAAAAACGGCCAACTACGCAGAAATGTCGAGCAAGGGTATAGAGTTTACCATTTCGGGTTCGCCAATCAATACCGACGACTTCAAATGGGCAACCAACTTTAACTTTGCCTTTAACAAAACCAAAATTACCAGGTTAGATGCCTTGCCGAACATTTGGAGAGCAGTATCTGCAACAGGTGGTGCCGTGCTTGGATATCCGCAGAGAGGATTGTTCTCGGTTCAGTTTGCTGGCTTGAATCCGCAATACGGTTACCCAACTTTTTACGGTACTGATGGTGCTGCAACAACTTACATCGGCCTGCAAGATGATGATATTGAGATCTTAAAGTACGAAGGTCCAACCGATCCAACAACAACCGGAGGTTTCTTTAACCAGTTCAGGTACAAAAACTTCGCGTTATCTGCATTATTTAAATTTTCGGCAGGCAATGCACTACGTTTAGCGCCGTCAATCGCCGCTTCTTATTCAGATATGACTACTTTGAGTCGCGATGTATTAAACAGATGGATTATGCCTGGAGATGAAAAAATTACTAACGTGCCTGCATTGCTCGATCCGGTTTCTGCAGCCGCTATCGTAAGTTCAACAGGCTCTACAACCAACGCATCTTACCCTTATAACCTTTACAATTACTCAACAGAACGTGTGGTTAGTGGAGATTACCTTAAGCTATCGAGGATAACCGCAAGCTATGATATTCCTAAAAAAATCACGTCGAAATTTAAAATGACTAATGCCTCGTTTATTCTGGCATGTGATAATGTTGCTGTATTATACGCCGACAAGAGATTGAACGGAGAAGATCCGGAGTTCTTTTCAACCGGAGGTGTTGCATTACCGGTTCCAACACAATTCACACTATCATTAAGAGTTGGATTTTAA
- a CDS encoding FecR family protein — MEQRLNYLLNQFSAGTLTPEEKQELYFLVETEAALVSAEIAEMIAAQEVDAPFSAYPKWETVLDQILSIDKPKPNRLKLVVSRMKWVAAAALFTVFSLATYLVVTNKKKEHVFTSDVAPGGNKAFLTLADGRKISLTDAAAGDVIQESGISVTKKANGQLIYNVESANQAIDDSQTNTISTPKGGEWEVRLPDGSVVWLNAASSIKYHLNIGTSKHRKVELTGEAYFEVAKDKLRPFIIKTARQELEVLGTHFDISSYLDDPVTRTTLLEGSVSVANLDKSNSEILKPGQQAILTNGDFQVRDVDTEQAVAWKDGYFMFNNEKQESILRKLARWYNVEVEYVDPEAKEVMYYGTVSRFEKISKVLRKFEQTGEVRFEIKGNKVIVYKA; from the coding sequence ATGGAGCAACGCCTAAATTATCTTTTAAACCAATTCAGCGCAGGAACCCTTACGCCAGAAGAGAAGCAGGAGCTTTATTTTTTGGTAGAAACTGAGGCGGCATTGGTATCGGCAGAAATTGCCGAAATGATTGCGGCGCAAGAGGTTGATGCTCCATTTTCTGCCTACCCGAAATGGGAAACTGTTTTAGATCAAATTTTATCGATAGACAAGCCTAAGCCAAACCGCCTAAAGTTGGTTGTATCGAGAATGAAATGGGTGGCCGCAGCAGCTTTATTCACCGTATTTTCATTAGCTACTTATCTTGTTGTTACCAATAAAAAGAAAGAACATGTTTTTACATCCGATGTTGCCCCTGGAGGCAATAAGGCGTTTCTTACATTGGCCGACGGGAGAAAAATTTCTTTAACCGATGCTGCCGCAGGAGATGTGATCCAGGAATCGGGTATCTCGGTAACCAAAAAAGCGAATGGCCAATTGATTTACAATGTTGAGTCGGCCAATCAGGCAATAGACGATTCGCAAACCAATACCATATCAACGCCAAAAGGAGGTGAGTGGGAGGTGAGGTTGCCAGATGGTTCGGTTGTATGGCTCAATGCTGCATCGAGCATAAAATATCATTTAAATATTGGCACTTCGAAGCATCGTAAGGTGGAACTCACTGGCGAAGCTTATTTTGAGGTGGCTAAAGATAAATTGCGCCCCTTTATTATAAAAACAGCCAGACAAGAGCTTGAAGTGTTGGGAACACATTTCGATATCAGCAGCTATCTGGACGATCCTGTTACCCGAACAACCTTGTTGGAGGGTAGCGTAAGCGTAGCAAATTTAGATAAATCGAATAGTGAGATTCTTAAACCGGGCCAGCAGGCTATTTTAACCAACGGCGATTTTCAGGTTAGAGACGTAGATACCGAACAAGCGGTGGCGTGGAAAGATGGATATTTTATGTTTAATAACGAAAAACAGGAAAGTATTCTCAGAAAACTGGCCAGGTGGTATAACGTTGAAGTGGAGTATGTTGACCCTGAAGCTAAAGAGGTAATGTACTATGGAACGGTTAGCCGTTTCGAGAAAATATCGAAGGTACTTAGAAAGTTCGAACAAACCGGAGAAGTACGCTTTGAAATAAAAGGCAATAAAGTAATTGTCTACAAAGCTTAA
- a CDS encoding RagB/SusD family nutrient uptake outer membrane protein, translated as MKIIKSIAILSTVTVLVSLQSCKKYLDEVPDNRTEITTVAKVAQLTATAYPTAHYITFAEAASDNTEEKEKGVGSLNEAWDKPYYWEDLSGTPTNSAGSYWNGCYEAIAAANQALQAIQDGNFGDAVLPYKGEALVARAYAHFMLAVFFAKPYEKGGANSSPGIPYVTEPETQPIKQYSRGTVQETYDKIKKDLEEGLPLLSASAYTVPKYHFTPSAAHAFASRFYLFLGEWQKVIDHANLTVPGNDFVNNMRPVSTTLYEMTNNDFRANYTKTEQRTAIMLGNAYSTYTYENTPNHGIGNKLVTMFTSPNVTGKILANKVYQWSAGNYNTLKYLYYFFYTGPGIGFPYLVVPLLTADETLMNRAEAYAQLGLNDAALKDINDFMKVRIRGYNANTDVVTLAKIKVFYNIDDPKEGLIRTILDSKKAEFLEEGIRWMDIVRTGITVRHNVYSNVGVESFMELKPGDPRRLFQLPTEVKLSGVEQNPR; from the coding sequence ATGAAAATAATTAAATCAATAGCGATATTATCAACTGTAACCGTTTTGGTGTCACTACAATCATGTAAGAAATACTTAGATGAGGTGCCTGATAACAGAACAGAAATAACAACTGTAGCTAAAGTAGCACAGTTAACTGCAACCGCTTATCCTACGGCGCATTACATTACGTTTGCCGAAGCCGCTTCTGATAATACAGAAGAAAAGGAAAAAGGCGTTGGATCATTAAACGAAGCCTGGGATAAACCATATTATTGGGAAGACTTATCCGGAACGCCTACAAACAGCGCCGGCTCTTACTGGAATGGCTGTTACGAGGCTATTGCTGCGGCCAACCAGGCTTTGCAGGCAATACAGGACGGCAATTTCGGCGATGCCGTGTTGCCATACAAAGGCGAGGCGCTTGTTGCCCGAGCTTATGCACACTTTATGCTGGCCGTATTTTTTGCTAAACCTTACGAAAAAGGAGGGGCAAATTCATCACCTGGCATTCCTTATGTAACTGAGCCAGAAACCCAGCCTATTAAGCAATATTCGAGAGGAACGGTTCAGGAAACTTACGATAAGATAAAGAAAGATTTGGAAGAAGGCCTACCGCTTTTATCAGCAAGTGCTTATACCGTTCCGAAATATCACTTTACCCCTTCTGCTGCACATGCTTTTGCATCGCGTTTTTACCTGTTTCTTGGCGAGTGGCAAAAGGTTATCGATCATGCCAACTTAACCGTACCGGGCAACGATTTTGTTAATAATATGAGACCAGTTTCTACAACCTTATATGAAATGACAAATAACGATTTCAGGGCAAACTATACCAAAACCGAGCAAAGAACAGCAATTATGCTTGGCAACGCGTACAGTACCTACACTTACGAGAATACGCCAAACCACGGTATCGGCAATAAACTGGTTACCATGTTTACCTCTCCAAACGTAACCGGAAAAATATTAGCCAATAAAGTTTACCAATGGAGTGCAGGAAACTATAACACACTCAAGTATTTATATTATTTCTTCTATACCGGTCCGGGAATCGGGTTTCCTTATTTAGTAGTGCCTTTGCTTACTGCTGATGAAACTTTGATGAACAGAGCTGAGGCTTATGCGCAGTTAGGGCTTAACGACGCTGCACTGAAAGATATCAACGACTTTATGAAAGTGAGAATCAGAGGTTATAACGCCAACACCGATGTGGTAACATTGGCAAAAATCAAAGTTTTTTACAATATCGACGATCCAAAAGAAGGGTTGATCAGAACAATTTTGGATTCTAAAAAAGCAGAGTTTTTAGAAGAAGGGATCAGGTGGATGGACATTGTGCGTACCGGAATTACGGTAAGACACAACGTTTACAGCAATGTGGGCGTAGAGAGCTTCATGGAGCTTAAACCAGGCGATCCACGCAGATTGTTTCAATTGCCAACTGAAGTTAAATTATCGGGAGTAGAACAAAATCCAAGATAA